A window from Cellulomonas sp. C5510 encodes these proteins:
- a CDS encoding LacI family DNA-binding transcriptional regulator — protein sequence MAGQVTLSDVARQAGVSLATASRALNGSANRTVGADLRERVLEAASRLRYSPDGIAQAMARGRTTALGLVVPDIADPACAELASGVVAAAEDAGMSVTLTSTRHEPGREAALVALLGRQRARAVVLAGGRQADPAGEQAVRAAVDSFRAVGGAVASVGRAAFGVPTVVVGDREGASDLVTALHGRGYRRFAVLAGPQTHTLAADRSAGAVAALAALGCPPPVVLRGAFSRDGGYEGMRQLVEDRVDAQVVVAVSDVMAAGALAAARDAGLSVPGDVAVAGYGDVGLLRDAMPGLTTVRLPFADIGARAVRLALEPPADGEPETIRVTGQVVLRGSTPGV from the coding sequence ATGGCCGGACAGGTGACGCTCAGCGACGTGGCCCGCCAGGCCGGCGTGTCGCTCGCGACCGCGTCCCGGGCCCTGAACGGCAGCGCCAACCGGACCGTGGGGGCGGACCTCCGCGAGCGGGTGCTCGAGGCGGCGTCGCGGTTGCGCTACTCGCCCGACGGCATCGCGCAGGCCATGGCGCGGGGCCGGACGACGGCACTCGGGCTGGTCGTCCCGGACATCGCCGACCCGGCCTGCGCCGAGCTCGCGTCGGGGGTGGTCGCCGCCGCGGAGGACGCCGGGATGAGCGTGACCCTGACGTCGACCCGGCACGAGCCGGGCCGGGAGGCCGCGCTCGTCGCCCTGCTGGGGCGCCAGCGTGCGCGGGCGGTCGTGCTCGCCGGCGGGCGCCAGGCCGATCCCGCGGGGGAGCAGGCGGTGCGTGCCGCCGTCGACTCGTTCCGCGCGGTGGGCGGGGCCGTCGCGTCCGTCGGTCGCGCCGCGTTCGGGGTGCCGACGGTCGTGGTCGGGGACCGTGAGGGGGCGTCCGACCTGGTGACGGCCCTGCACGGACGGGGCTACCGTCGGTTCGCCGTCCTCGCCGGCCCGCAGACCCACACGCTCGCGGCGGACCGCAGCGCGGGCGCCGTCGCCGCGCTCGCCGCGCTCGGGTGCCCGCCGCCGGTGGTGCTCCGCGGGGCGTTCTCCCGCGACGGCGGCTACGAGGGGATGCGCCAGCTCGTCGAGGACCGGGTGGACGCGCAGGTGGTGGTCGCCGTCAGCGACGTCATGGCCGCGGGGGCGCTCGCCGCGGCGCGCGACGCCGGGCTGTCCGTGCCGGGCGACGTCGCGGTCGCGGGCTACGGGGACGTCGGCCTGCTGCGGGACGCGATGCCGGGCCTGACGACGGTGCGGCTGCCGTTCGCGGACATCGGCGCGCGGGCGGTCCGGCTGGCGCTCGAGCCGCCCGCCGACGGGGAACCCGAGACGATCCGCGTGACCGGCCAGGTC